A window of the Alnus glutinosa chromosome 4, dhAlnGlut1.1, whole genome shotgun sequence genome harbors these coding sequences:
- the LOC133866740 gene encoding 17.9 kDa class II heat shock protein-like: MDFRVVGLDSPLFSALQHMRDLAEDGDKSSHAPTISYVRDAKAMAATPADVKEYPDAYVFIIDMPGLKSGDIKVQVEDDNMLVISGERKREEEGKEGVKYVRMERRVGKLMRKFVLPENANTDAISAVCQDGVLTVTVQKLPPPEPKKPKTIEVKIA, from the coding sequence ATGGATTTCAGAGTCGTTGGCCTGGATTCCCCACTGTTCTCCGCCTTGCAGCACATGAGGGACCTGGCCGAAGACGGCGACAAGTCCTCCCACGCCCCGACCATCTCGTACGTGCGCGACGCGAAGGCGATGGCGGCCACTCCGGCCGACGTGAAGGAGTACCCCGACGCATACGTCTTCATCATCGACATGCCGGGGCTCAAGTCCGGGGATATCAAGGTCCAGGTGGAGGACGACAATATGCTCGTGATAAGCGGCGAGAGGAAGAGGGAGGAGGAGGGCAAAGAGGGGGTCAAGTACGTGAGGATGGAGAGGAGGGTCGGTAAGTTGATGAGGAAGTTTGTGCTGCCTGAGAATGCCAACACCGATGCAATCTCTGCTGTTTGCCAGGATGGCGTGCTGACTGTGACTGTCCAGAAGTTGCCTCCCCCGGAGCCCAAGAAGCCCAAGACCATCGAAGTCAAGATTGCTTGA
- the LOC133865272 gene encoding uncharacterized protein LOC133865272 gives MSLGAAEDDSASEIHVPADIDWHMLDKSRFFFLGAALFSGVSAVLYPIVVLKTRQQVSPTQISCFKMSFAMMRHEGVRGFYRGFGTSLMGTIPARALYMTALEVTKSNVGTATVRLGFSDTTATAIANAAAGLSSAMAAQLVWTPIDVVSQRLMMQGNILPHVNCGKYSNGIDAFRKILYADGPRGLYRGFGISILTYAPSNAVWWASYSVAHRLIWGGFGCYMGKKDKDEHGLTNNGSNFRPDSMATVAVQGLCAAMASGVSALITMPLDTIKTRLQVLDGEENGRRRPLKVVPAVRNLVKEAGLSACYRGLGPRWVSMSMSATTMITTYEFLKRMSTKRQESFTS, from the coding sequence ATGAGCTTGGGCGCAGCCGAGGATGATTCGGCTTCAGAAATTCATGTTCCAGCTGATATAGATTGGCATATGCTTGACAAATCCAGATTCTTCTTTCTTGGTGCCGCCTTGTTTTCCGGCGTATCGGCTGTTCTTTATCCAATCGTCGTTTTAAAGACCCGGCAACAGGTTTCGCCCACTCAGATTTCTTGTTTCAAAATGTCCTTTGCCATGATGCGCCACGAGGGTGTGAGAGGGTTCTACAGGGGATTCGGTACCTCTTTGATGGGTACGATCCCTGCTCGAGCGCTTTACATGACGGCGCTTGAGGTCACCAAGAGTAATGTCGGGACTGCCACCGTCAGGTTAGGCTTTTCCGATACTACGGCCACCGCCATAGCTAACGCCGCCGCTGGGTTGAGCTCTGCCATGGCTGCGCAATTGGTTTGGACCCCAATTGATGTTGTGAGCCAGAGACTAATGATGCAGGGTAACATCCTTCCCCATGTGAATTGTGGCAAATATAGCAATGGGATTGATGCGTTTAGGAAGATTCTCTATGCCGATGGTCCAAGAGGGCTGTACAGGGGATTTGGGATTTCCATATTAACGTATGCGCCATCGAATGCGGTTTGGTGGGCTTCTTACTCTGTCGCTCATAGGCTTATCTGGGGTGGTTTCGGTTGCTACATGGGTAAAAAGGATAAGGATGAGCATGGTTTAACGAATAATGGGAGCAATTTTAGGCCGGATTCCATGGCGACGGTGGCAGTGCAGGGATTGTGTGCTGCCATGGCTAGTGGCGTTTCTGCTCTAATCACAATGCCGCTCGATACGATTAAGACAAGATTGCAGGTTTTGGATGGAGAGGAAAATGGGCGGAGAAGGCCACTGAAGGTTGTGCCGGCGGTTCGGAACTTGGTGAAGGAAGCTGGGTTGAGTGCTTGTTATAGGGGTTTGGGGCCAAGGTGGGTTTCAATGTCGATGTCTGCAACTACCATGATCACCACCTATGAGTTTTTGAAACGGATGTCTACCAAGAGGCAAGAGAGCTTCACTTCATAA
- the LOC133866123 gene encoding uncharacterized protein LOC133866123, with protein sequence MKPITSYKREAEAKFKQISAYDVLSNPQKRQIYDVYGEEGFLAAEAKFKQISAYDVLSDSQKRQIYEVYGEEGLLAAKFTSPNSAGGPSRFMLGVQQLCTRHTVASQQLCSTKFSTEPGKSSSAADQQRNISQTRKTPKLPGIVQSSTSLLQISSASQPVV encoded by the exons ATGAAGCCCATCACATCCTACAAGAGGGAGGCAGAGGCCAAGTTTAAGCAGATTTCGGCCTACGACGTGCTCAGCAACCCTCAGAAGCGTCAGATCTACGACGTCTACGGCGAGGAGGGGTTTCTAGCAGCGGAGGCTAAGTTTAAGCAGATCTCGGCCTACGACGTGCTCAGCGACTCTCAGAAGCGTCAGATCTACGAAGTCTACGGCGAGGAGGGGCTTTTGGCGGCGAAGTTCACGAGCCCTAACTCCGCCGGGGGACCCTCGAGGTTCATGCTAGGCGTTCAG CAGCTCTGCACAAGGCACACCGTTGCCAGCCAACAACTCTGCTCTACAAAGTTCTCAACAGAACCAGGAAAGTCTTCCTCAGCTGCAGATCAGCAAAGGAACATAAGCCAAACCAGAAAGACACCAAAACTACCAGGAATTGTGCAGAGCTCAACATCTCTGCTGCAGATCAGCAGTGCATCGCAACCAGTAGTCTAA
- the LOC133866617 gene encoding 17.9 kDa class II heat shock protein-like, whose amino-acid sequence MDFRVVGLDSPLFSTLQHMMDLAEDGDKSSHAPTVSYVRDAKAMAATPADVKEYPDAYVFIIDMPGVKSGDIKVQVEDDNMLVISGERKREEEGKEGAKYVRMERRVGKLMRKFGLPENANTDAISAVSQDGVLTVTVQKLPPPEPKKPKTIEVKIA is encoded by the coding sequence ATGGATTTCAGAGTCGTTGGCCTGGATTCCCCACTGTTCTCCACCTTGCAGCACATGATGGACCTGGCCGAAGACGGCGACAAGTCCTCCCACGCCCCGACCGTCTCATACGTGCGAGACGCGAAGGCAATGGCTGCCACTCCGGCCGACGTGAAGGAGTACCCTGACGCATACGTCTTCATCATCGACATGCCGGGGGTCAAGTCCGGGGATATAAAGGTCCAGGTGGAGGACGACAATATGCTCGTGATAAGCGgcgagaggaagagagaggaggAGGGGAAAGAGGGGGCCAAGTACGTGAGGATGGAGAGGAGGGTCGGTAAGTTGATGAGGAAGTTTGGGCTGCCTGAGAATGCCAACACCGATGCAATCTCTGCGGTTTCCCAGGATGGAGTGCTGACTGTGACTGTCCAGAAGTTGCCTCCTCCGGAACCCAAGAAGCCCAAGACCATCGAAGTCAAGATTGCTTGA
- the LOC133866612 gene encoding 17.9 kDa class II heat shock protein-like, with protein MDFRVAGLDSPLFSTLQHMMDLAEDGDKSSHAPTLSYVRDAKAMAATPADVKEYPDAYVFIIDMPGLKSGDIKVQVEDDNMLVISGERKREDEGKEGAKYVRMERRVGKLMRKFGLPENANTDAISAVCQDGVLTVTVQKLPPPEPKKPKTIEVKIA; from the coding sequence ATGGATTTCAGAGTCGCTGGCCTGGATTCCCCACTGTTCTCCACCTTGCAGCACATGATGGACCTGGCCGAAGACGGCGACAAGTCCTCCCACGCCCCGACCCTCTCATACGTGCGAGACGCGAAGGCGATGGCGGCCACTCCGGCCGACGTGAAGGAGTACCCCGACGCATACGTCTTCATCATCGACATGCCGGGGCTCAAGTCCGGGGATATAAAGGTCCAGGTGGAGGACGACAATATGCTCGTGATAAGCGGCGAGAGGAAGAGGGAGGATGAGGGGAAAGAGGGGGCCAAGTACGTGAGGATGGAGAGGAGGGTCGGTAAGTTGATGAGGAAGTTTGGGCTGCCTGAGAATGCCAACACCGATGCTATCTCTGCGGTTTGCCAGGATGGCGTGCTGACTGTGACTGTCCAGAAGTTGCCTCCTCCGGAACCCAAGAAGCCCAAGACCATCGAAGTCAAGATTGCTTGA
- the LOC133867298 gene encoding 17.1 kDa class II heat shock protein-like, which produces MDLRVMGFDPAVVDTLHELLDFTDETDKSSHHAPSRTYVRDAKAMTATPADVKEYPDSYVFVVDMPGLKSDQIKVHVEDDNMLVVSGERRREKEKDQGVRYIKMERRLGKYLKKFVLPENTDHEKISAVYQDGVLTVTAGKKPPPEPKKPKTIEVQVS; this is translated from the coding sequence ATGGACCTAAGGGTCATGGGTTTCGACCCCGCCGTCGTGGACACTCTCCATGAGCTCCTGGACTTCACCGACGAGACAGACAAGTCGTCCCACCACGCGCCATCCCGCACCTACGTCCGTGACGCCAAGGCCATGACCGCCACTCCGGCGGACGTGAAGGAATACCCGGACTCCTATGTTTTCGTCGTTGATATGCCAGGGCTGAAGTCGGACCAAATCAAGGTCCACGTGGAGGACGACAACATGCTGGTTGTGAGTGGTGagaggaggagagagaaagagaaggacCAAGGCGTCAGGTACATAAAAATGGAGAGGAGGCTCGGGAAGTACTTGAAGAAGTTTGTGTTGCCGGAGAATACCGATCACGAGAAGATATCGGCGGTGTATCAGGACGGGGTGTTGACGGTGACGGCCGGGAAGAAGCCGCCACCGGAGCCGAAGAAGCCGAAGACCATTGAGGTCCAAGTTTCCTAA
- the LOC133866843 gene encoding 17.3 kDa class II heat shock protein-like, producing MDFRVVGLDSPLFSTLQHMMELADEGDKSSHAPTRSYVRDAKAMAATPADVKEYPNAYVFIIDMPGLKSGDIKVQVEDDNILVISGERKREEEEKEGAKYVRMERRVGKFMRKFGLPENANTNAISAVCQDGVLTVTVQKLPPPEPKKPKTIEVKIA from the coding sequence ATGGATTTCAGAGTCGTTGGTCTGGATTCCCCACTGTTCTCCACCTTGCAGCACATGATGGAACTTGCCGACGAGGGTGACAAGTCCTCCCACGCCCCGACCCGCTCATACGTGCGCGACGCAAAGGCGATGGCGGCCACTCCGGCTGACGTGAAGGAGTACCCAAACGCCTACGTCTTCATCATCGACATGCCGGGGCTCAAGTCCGGGGATATCAAGGTTCAGGTGGAGGACGACAATATTCTCGTGATAAGCGGCGAGAGGAagagggaggaggaggagaaagaGGGGGCCAAGTACGTGAGGATGGAGAGGAGGGTCGGTAAGTTTATGAGGAAATTTGGGCTGCCTGAGAATGCCAACACCAATGCCATCTCTGCTGTTTGCCAGGACGGCGTGCTGACTGTGACTGTCCAGAAGTTGCCTCCTCCGGAGCCCAAGAAGCCCAAGACCATCGAAGTCAAGATTGCTTGA
- the LOC133866824 gene encoding 17.9 kDa class II heat shock protein-like: MDFRVAGLDSPLFSTLQHMMELANEGDKSSHAPTRSYVRDAKAMAATPADVKEYPNAYVFIIDMPGLKSGDIKVQVEDDNMLVITGERKRDEEEKEGAKYVRMERRVGKLMRKFVLPENANTDAISAVCQDGVLTVTIQKLPPPEPKKPKTIEVKIA, from the coding sequence ATGGATTTCAGAGTTGCTGGTCTGGATTCCCCACTGTTCTCCACCTTGCAGCACATGATGGAACTTGCCAACGAGGGCGACAAGTCCTCCCACGCCCCGACCCGCTCATACGTGCGCGACGCAAAGGCGATGGCGGCCACTCCGGCTGACGTGAAGGAGTACCCAAACGCCTACGTCTTCATCATCGACATGCCGGGGCTCAAGTCCGGGGATATCAAGGTTCAGGTGGAGGACGACAATATGCTCGTGATAACCGGCGAGAGGAAGAGGGACGAGGAGGAGAAAGAGGGGGCCAAGTACGTGAGGATGGAGAGGAGGGTCGGTAAGTTGATGAGGAAGTTTGTGCTGCCTGAGAATGCCAACACCGATGCAATCTCTGCTGTTTGCCAGGACGGCGTGCTGACTGTGACTATCCAGAAGTTGCCTCCCCCGGAGCCCAAGAAGCCCAAGACCATCGAAGTCAAGATTGCTTGA